In Bacillus thuringiensis, the DNA window AATCATTTCGTTTGTGTATGTCTATTTTGTGAAATATTTCACAAAATAATGTAATAAAAAATGCACTGCTAATATAAAGCAGTGCATTTTTTATTACGCTAGCGCTTGTGCTAAATCTTCAATTAAATCTTCACCATCTTCAATACCGACAGAAATACGAATTAATGTATCTGTAATTCCTAATTCTTTGCGGCGATCAGCTGGGATTGATGCATGTGTCATTTGAGATGGAATAGAAATTAAACTTTCTACTGCTCCTAAGCTTTCAGCAAGTGTAAAGTATTGTAGTTTCTCAAGTACTTTATTTAATGTCTCTTCACTATCTACATCAAATGAGATAATAGCACCAAATCCGTTTGCTTGTTCTGTTGCTAATTCGTGGTTTTGATGTGATTCAAGACCTGGGTAATATACTTTATTTACTTTTGGATGATTATTTAAGAACTCAGCAATAGCGCGTGAATTCGTTTCATGTTCTTCCATACGAATTCCTAATGTTTTTAAACCACGAAGTAGTAAGAAGCTATCTTGTGGCCCAAGAATGCCTCCTGTTGAGTTTTGTACAAAGTGAAGGTCTTCTGCTAATTGCGGGCTGTTTACAACTACTAGGCCTGCAACTACGTCACTATGACCTCCTAAATATTTCGTTGCACTATGAAGTACAATGTCTGCTCCTAAAGAAATCGGCGACTGCCAATATGGCGTCATGAATGTGTTATCGATAATTGTTAATAAATCTTTCTCTTTAGCAAGAGTAGATATTTTCTTAATATCAGTAATTTTTAGTAATGGGTTCGTTGGCGTTTCTACATAAATCGCTTTCGTATTTGGACGAATCGCTTCAACAACTTCTTCTAGGTTTGTTGTATCTACAAATGTATGCTCAATACCGAAGCGGTTTAATACTTTCGTAATAACGCGGTACGTTCCGCCATACACATCATCTGTTAAAATAACGTGATCACCTTTTGAGAATAACATAATTGTAGCTGTAATAGCAGCCATTCCTGAACCAAATGCAAATCCAGCATGCCCGTTTTCTAATACAGCAATCATTTCTTCTAAAGCTGCACGTGTTGGGTTACCTGTACGTGAATATTCATATCCTTGATGCTTACCAACCGCTTCTTGTTTGTACGTACTTGTTTGATAAATCGGTACATTTACAGATCCAGTTGAAGGTTCT includes these proteins:
- a CDS encoding bifunctional cystathionine gamma-lyase/homocysteine desulfhydrase translates to MRAKTKLIHGIRIGEPSTGSVNVPIYQTSTYKQEAVGKHQGYEYSRTGNPTRAALEEMIAVLENGHAGFAFGSGMAAITATIMLFSKGDHVILTDDVYGGTYRVITKVLNRFGIEHTFVDTTNLEEVVEAIRPNTKAIYVETPTNPLLKITDIKKISTLAKEKDLLTIIDNTFMTPYWQSPISLGADIVLHSATKYLGGHSDVVAGLVVVNSPQLAEDLHFVQNSTGGILGPQDSFLLLRGLKTLGIRMEEHETNSRAIAEFLNNHPKVNKVYYPGLESHQNHELATEQANGFGAIISFDVDSEETLNKVLEKLQYFTLAESLGAVESLISIPSQMTHASIPADRRKELGITDTLIRISVGIEDGEDLIEDLAQALA